DNA from Sphingomonas psychrotolerans:
GCTGCGGCTCCGTGCCTTTGCGGGCCGCGTGTTCCGCTACGGCTTCGCGACGCTGCGAACCGAAAGGAACCCGGCCGACATTCTTCGAGGCGCGTTGATCGTCCCAAAGGTTAAGCATCACGCCGCGATCGTCGAGCCTCAGAAAGTTGGCGAACTGCTCCGCGCCATCGAGGACTATAAGGGCCGCCCGGAGACGCTCTACGCGCTCCGCCTGGCCCCGCAGGTTTTCCTCCGGCCTGGCGAGCTGCGACAGGCGAAGTGGAGCGAGATCGACTTCGCCGAGAAGGTTTGGCGGGTACCCGCTGAACGGATGAAGATGAAGCAGCCGCACGCTGTGCCGCTCTCCCGTCAAGTGCTTTTCATTCTTCAGGATCTGCGATCATTGTCGCGCTCGGGCGAATTCCTGTTCCCGGCGCTTCATACGACAAGGCGCCCTCTGTCGGACAACACATTGAATGTCGCGCTACGCCGGCTTGGCTTTGAACATGACGAAATGACCAGTCACGGGTTCCGCGCGATGGCCAGCACTTTGCTCAACGAGTCAGGGCTTTGGCATCCTGATGCGATCGAACGAGCGTTGGCGCACGGAGAGCGAGATCGCGTACGCGCCGCTTATCATCGGGGCGCGCACTGGGCCGAACGTGTGCGGATGGCGCAGTGGTGGTCTGACTATCTCGATCAGCTTCGTGTGGGCGGCAAAGTGATTAAAGCGAAATTCCGCGAGCGCGCGTGAGGCGTCGCCACGGCAACAATTGCCAGTCTTATCCATCGGCAAGGATAGCTGCTCTACCGCGTGAATGTCGATCATTTAAGCAGCAACTCGATCTCTCAGAAGAGGACTCGAAAACCGCTCTAAGTATCTGATTTCGTAACTATTATTTTGCAACTCCATTCCTCGTACCATGATCGATACCATAAACCGTAGAAGCTGATGTGATGCGATTCCCTAGGTGATCCGACAGTTCGAACCCGTTGTCGATCCGGCAAAGCATTATTGAATGCATGGACGCAGTGGAGTTGCCGCGCAATGCGGTCGGAACCCTATTCGAGGCAATCTCGGTTCCCGCAATTAAGCGAGCTTTCGTCGAGCGATTGAAGCTGAATCGGCAGCAAGCTGCTGAGTACTGAAACAGCCGGGATTTTCATACTCATTTCGGTTTGATTCTAACTTGCCCAGACGTGAAATAGCGTTCAACATGTGCTCCGGCGGGCGACGCCTAGCTGATCGTCGCGACACCGCCGTGTCATATTTCTACCTGTTGCTGTTCGCGTGTTCGTCAATGGGGCTCGACCGAGACACACTCTTGGTCAGCGATGCCTCACCGTCACTGGGAGAAGGCATGCCTCGAGCAACAACCTTGTTTATCGAGACATTAAGCGGCCCGGGCTTCGCGCAGAGCGCGGGCTTGCTCACAGCTGTCGCCGAACTGCGCGAGCTTTGGCCTCGGTTAGCTCGCGACGTCGCCGACCAGACATCACCGCTCGACGCGTTGCGCGCGATTTC
Protein-coding regions in this window:
- a CDS encoding tyrosine-type recombinase/integrase; the encoded protein is MLTVVQIQALKPAARPYKVFDSDGLYLLVQPSGALLWRFRYRCCGIERKLSLGKFPDVTLSQARRKRDEAKGELEDGIDPVEEKRQKRLQAELAAKTTFGLVAEEYIQKMEREGRAPATIKKARWFLELLGVIAKRPLASITPHELLDVLKRVERRGHHETALRLRAFAGRVFRYGFATLRTERNPADILRGALIVPKVKHHAAIVEPQKVGELLRAIEDYKGRPETLYALRLAPQVFLRPGELRQAKWSEIDFAEKVWRVPAERMKMKQPHAVPLSRQVLFILQDLRSLSRSGEFLFPALHTTRRPLSDNTLNVALRRLGFEHDEMTSHGFRAMASTLLNESGLWHPDAIERALAHGERDRVRAAYHRGAHWAERVRMAQWWSDYLDQLRVGGKVIKAKFRERA